One Miscanthus floridulus cultivar M001 chromosome 11, ASM1932011v1, whole genome shotgun sequence DNA window includes the following coding sequences:
- the LOC136494956 gene encoding auxin-responsive protein SAUR36-like encodes MATPSRPIPQPRLQLKEEQKPEPPRSKEARHRPLELSRPPSMCKVVITIPSLVRLRRTLRRWRSRAAEAASSSSSSSSAAVPAGHVAVSVQGTAPSSGPRRFVVRVAHLSHPAFLELLRQAEEEYGFPATPGPIALPCDEDHFLDVLHRVSSSASSSTCCCGPVVARRGRGDARPLLQGMAVEKLVW; translated from the coding sequence ATGGCCACCCCGTCCCGCCCAATTCCACAGCCTCGACTGCAACTGAAAGAAGAGCAAAAGCCTGAGCCTCCACGCAGCAAAGAAGCAAGGCACCGCCCGCTCGAGCTCTCCAGGCCTCCAAGCATGTGCAAGGTGGTGATCACGATCCCGTCGCTCGTCAGGCTGCGCCGCACGCTGCGGCGGTGGCGGTCCCGCGCCGCGGAGgcggcctcatcctcatcctcctcctcgtcggccGCGGTGCCGGCAGGTCACGTTGCCGTGTCCGTGCAAGGCACGGCGCCGTCGTCGGGGCCGAGGCGGTTCGTGGTGCGGGTGGCGCACCTCAGCCACCCGGCGTTCCTGGAGCTGCTgcggcaggcggaggaggagtacGGCTTCCCGGCCACCCCGGGCCCCATCGCGCTCCCCTGTGACGAGGACCACTTCCTCGACGTCCTCCACCGTGTgtcctcctcggcctcctcctccacctgctgcTGTGGCCCGGTGGTCGCCCGGCGCGGGCGAGGCGATGCGCGGCCGCTCCTCCAGGGCATGGCCGTCGAGAAGCTCGTCTGGTGA
- the LOC136490813 gene encoding auxin-responsive protein SAUR21-like: MCKVVITIPSLVWLRRTLRRWRSRASDDDDAAAVPAGHVAVSVQGAAPRRFVVRVAHLSHPAFLELLRLAEEEYGFPAAPGPITLPCDEDRFLDVLHRVSSSSCCCGPLAARRGRGDTRPLLRGMAVEKLVW; this comes from the coding sequence ATGTGCAAGGTGGTGATCACGATCCCGTCGCTCGTCTGGCTGCGCCGCACGCTGCGGCGGTGGCGGTCCCGCGcctccgacgacgacgacgccgccGCGGTGCCGGCTGGGCACGTCGCCGTGTCCGTGCAAGGCGCGGCGCCGAGGCGGTTCGTGGTGCGGGTGGCGCACCTCAGCCACCCGGCGTTCCTGGAGCTGCTGCGGCTGGCGGAGGAGGAGTACGGCTTCCCGGCCGCCCCGGGCCCCATCACGCTCCCCTGTGACGAGGACCGCTTCCTCGACGTCCTCCACCGCGTGTCCTCCTCGTCCTGTTGCTGTGGCCCGTTGGCCGCCCGACGCGGGCGCGGCGACACGCGGCCGCTACTGCGGGGCATGGCCGTGGAGAAGCTCGTCTGGTGA